In Macrobrachium nipponense isolate FS-2020 chromosome 36, ASM1510439v2, whole genome shotgun sequence, a genomic segment contains:
- the LOC135203507 gene encoding uncharacterized protein LOC135203507 isoform X2, with the protein MNLKSTDLLRTLQLILSFNEMSRDDSTIRRTVSRFASQARNIIMNVHRYFSSQWGADSRNEVFEKTAKATGVPTNTVKKIKRQSSECGNVPFASPVYPRKRIRVKDKVDSFENECIRKEILSFYERGELPTLDALLEKVKEDPVKFNGGRTTLWKIVRGLGFRYKKVTSGRTILMERDDIVAARTEYLRLIEKNRNCSPTERKPEVFLDETWINQNECVRQCWTTGEGEIGPKLKTGKGSRFIVVHAGSEKGFVQDALLLFRSKNGAKGDYHDSMDHERFLKWFKEQLLPNIEDRSLIIMDNAPYHSKIENKVPTQQQKK; encoded by the exons atgaatttgaaatctacggacctacttcgcactcttcagctcatccttagttttaatgag atgtctcgagatgacagcaccattcgtcgcaccgtttccagatttgcaagtcaagctcgcaacattataatgaatgttcatcgttacttcagctcacagtggggagcagactcaagaaatgaagtatttgagaagaccgccaaagctacaggagtgcccaccaacacagtgaaaaaaatcaagcgacagtcatctgagtgtggtaacgtccccttcgcttcacctgtatatcccaggaagaggatccgagtgaaggacaaggtggatagttttgaaaatgagtgtattcggaaggagattttgtctttttacgagagaggagagctcccaacgttagatgccctactggaaaaagtgaaggaagacccggtaaagtttaatggtggaagaacaacgttatggaaaattgtgagagggcttggattccgctacaaaaaagtgacgagtggaagaacaattttaatggaacgtgatgatatagtggcagcgagaactgaatacctacggttaattgaaaagaataggaattgtagtccaactgaacgtaaacctgaagtattcctggatgaaacttggataaaccaaaatgaatgtgtacgtcagtgttggacaacgggtgaaggcgaaataggacccaaacttaagactggaaaggggtcaagatttattgtggtgcatgcggggagtgagaaggggtttgtccaagatgcgctattgttgtttaggtcaaaaaatggtgccaaaggggactaccatgattccatggaccatgaaaggtttttaaagtggtttaaggaacaactattgcctaatatagaagatagatctctaatcataatggacaatgctccctaccatagcaaaatagaaaataaagtgccaacacagcaacagaaaaagtga
- the LOC135203507 gene encoding uncharacterized protein LOC135203507 isoform X1, with amino-acid sequence MNLKSTDLLRTLQLILSFNEQMSRDDSTIRRTVSRFASQARNIIMNVHRYFSSQWGADSRNEVFEKTAKATGVPTNTVKKIKRQSSECGNVPFASPVYPRKRIRVKDKVDSFENECIRKEILSFYERGELPTLDALLEKVKEDPVKFNGGRTTLWKIVRGLGFRYKKVTSGRTILMERDDIVAARTEYLRLIEKNRNCSPTERKPEVFLDETWINQNECVRQCWTTGEGEIGPKLKTGKGSRFIVVHAGSEKGFVQDALLLFRSKNGAKGDYHDSMDHERFLKWFKEQLLPNIEDRSLIIMDNAPYHSKIENKVPTQQQKK; translated from the exons atgaatttgaaatctacggacctacttcgcactcttcagctcatccttagttttaatgag cagatgtctcgagatgacagcaccattcgtcgcaccgtttccagatttgcaagtcaagctcgcaacattataatgaatgttcatcgttacttcagctcacagtggggagcagactcaagaaatgaagtatttgagaagaccgccaaagctacaggagtgcccaccaacacagtgaaaaaaatcaagcgacagtcatctgagtgtggtaacgtccccttcgcttcacctgtatatcccaggaagaggatccgagtgaaggacaaggtggatagttttgaaaatgagtgtattcggaaggagattttgtctttttacgagagaggagagctcccaacgttagatgccctactggaaaaagtgaaggaagacccggtaaagtttaatggtggaagaacaacgttatggaaaattgtgagagggcttggattccgctacaaaaaagtgacgagtggaagaacaattttaatggaacgtgatgatatagtggcagcgagaactgaatacctacggttaattgaaaagaataggaattgtagtccaactgaacgtaaacctgaagtattcctggatgaaacttggataaaccaaaatgaatgtgtacgtcagtgttggacaacgggtgaaggcgaaataggacccaaacttaagactggaaaggggtcaagatttattgtggtgcatgcggggagtgagaaggggtttgtccaagatgcgctattgttgtttaggtcaaaaaatggtgccaaaggggactaccatgattccatggaccatgaaaggtttttaaagtggtttaaggaacaactattgcctaatatagaagatagatctctaatcataatggacaatgctccctaccatagcaaaatagaaaataaagtgccaacacagcaacagaaaaagtga